A single Parabacteroides timonensis DNA region contains:
- a CDS encoding translocation/assembly module TamB domain-containing protein, giving the protein MRIWIKRIGIVCLIPVVLVLLVSVLLYIPPVQNFAVRKAAYYAGKATGMQIGIERIRLSFPLNLTVKGVEVLTSPADTLLTLKSLTVNVRALPLLKKEVLVDAIDLEGVKVNSGTFIEGMEIKGVLGRLYAKADRVNLAKEKVTLNTVDLSDTAITLLLNDTTTKADTTSTPVNWILNLEKINLDRVAFAMQMPADSLRLTTYIDKANLKDGVVDLGTSRYEAGLFTLTGSTLGYDGNNQDATEGFDPSHIALSDVNISLDSLLYGGRDIKACIRELSAEDRSGLTISSLTGSLHSDSTTINVPQLLLKTPSSEIRLLAMVPWSSFAENPEGNMRVLLTASVGKEDVMIAAGALPKDFQKAYPEKPVSLTAGVEGNLSSLMLRQLKGELPGAFRMDVTGTMKSLTDSVRRSGKLELKAKTGNLDFVLAMLPEAERKRFNIPSGITLTGEAGLKNNEYQADLLLREDKGKVLLTGRFNPANEAYEADLKVDSLEPLHFMPLDSLYGLTASIRAEGKGFDPFKASTWAKLDGQITDIHYGNYNVSDVNLAGSLEKNFAKFDLLSKYPLAKMDMTLNATLLKKEIKAMLIADVENFDLYGMHLMQDSLATSFQLFAEAETDMGKNNLVDVTLGNWELITTTGKYKPKTLTLHAQSTKDTTRVSFHAGDLGITLTGNADLETMTDKFTKISEGLNKQLEKDSMINIPAFRPLLPDMHLAISAGKDNPIYNILQQANVSFNNLNLEAFSSPEEGFRMDAGIYDLMRDTTRLDTISFAVRQDSLGLLYSADVIKTKYRKQAPFTAGVKGKIRSTFADAELLYTDGAGDTGILLGLRADKVKEGINLHLFPDDPILAFRPFKLNPDNYILYKNEKDIAADLRLSGEENMSLWIHSRPEKEKMEELHLELSQINLDVISKAFTEIPSMQGILSADMQYAPSDSSFLVVLDANIDNLIYEGGRVGELMFSTVYLPLPDNRHQVDMHFLRDQKEVMSATALYKIGKEDYLDGTFDVTHLPLDMVNPFIPDNMASLNGVLEGNMTIKGSSKAPEMNGYIEMDSTSMFVTAVGTSFRVDDKKIVVKDNKIMFDEYHIHAAGKNPFVIDGTVDFNNLSRMTADLKLKADNMQLLDVKRNKESMVYGKLLVNLSSTVKGPLDALMMRGSLQLLGGTNVTYVMKDSPLTVQDRLSDLVTFTSFEDTLVNRRRPEAPLPLGGMDMLLTIRIDQSVRLNADITPDRSSKVELEGGGDLSFQYTPQGEMILNGRYTLSGGIVKYALPIIPLKEFNIQDGSYVQWSGDPMDPYLSLTATERIRTNVTEGSGSRMVNFDVGIALKQQLENLGLQFVLTAPEDQAMQTTLSSMGEDERTKLAVGMIITGMYLANSSSGKQNLNMGAALNSFLNSEISNIAGSALKTVDISFGMDSYDENGNGDGGQRTDYNFSFAKRFWNDRIRVVLGGRISTGENASNSNQTQAFIDNVSIEYRLDASGTRYVKLFHDKNYESLLEGEITETGVGIVLRRKMLHMRELFNFKKNRPKPVNEEE; this is encoded by the coding sequence ATGAGGATTTGGATCAAACGAATAGGGATCGTCTGCCTGATACCTGTGGTATTGGTTTTGTTGGTCTCTGTATTATTATATATACCGCCTGTTCAGAATTTTGCCGTCAGGAAAGCGGCTTATTATGCCGGTAAAGCTACCGGAATGCAGATCGGAATAGAACGAATACGCCTCTCTTTCCCATTGAACCTGACGGTGAAGGGAGTGGAGGTGCTGACTTCGCCCGCCGATACGCTCCTGACCCTAAAAAGCCTGACGGTGAATGTACGCGCCCTGCCTTTACTGAAGAAAGAGGTATTGGTAGATGCGATCGACCTGGAGGGAGTGAAGGTAAACTCCGGCACATTTATCGAAGGTATGGAGATAAAGGGTGTACTGGGACGCCTGTATGCCAAAGCCGACCGTGTCAACCTGGCGAAAGAAAAGGTCACCCTGAATACGGTCGACCTCTCCGATACGGCTATCACCTTGTTGTTGAACGATACGACAACCAAGGCCGACACCACTTCAACTCCCGTAAACTGGATATTAAACCTCGAAAAGATAAACCTCGACCGGGTGGCTTTCGCTATGCAGATGCCTGCCGACTCGCTACGTCTGACCACCTATATCGATAAAGCCAACCTGAAAGACGGTGTAGTCGACCTGGGTACCTCGCGTTATGAAGCCGGCCTGTTTACCCTGACCGGATCGACCTTGGGGTATGACGGTAACAACCAGGATGCGACAGAAGGCTTCGACCCTTCTCATATCGCCTTGAGTGACGTCAATATCTCGCTCGACTCTCTTCTTTATGGGGGCCGGGATATAAAAGCCTGCATACGCGAGCTCTCGGCCGAAGACCGTTCGGGATTGACTATCTCTTCCCTGACCGGAAGCCTTCATAGCGATAGCACCACTATCAATGTACCGCAACTTCTGTTGAAGACTCCTTCATCGGAAATCCGCCTGTTGGCGATGGTTCCCTGGAGTTCGTTTGCAGAAAATCCGGAAGGCAATATGCGGGTATTGCTCACAGCTTCGGTGGGTAAGGAGGATGTAATGATTGCCGCCGGTGCACTTCCGAAAGATTTTCAGAAGGCTTATCCGGAAAAACCGGTTTCGCTGACAGCCGGTGTGGAAGGTAACCTGTCCTCCCTGATGCTTCGCCAGTTGAAAGGGGAGTTGCCGGGGGCTTTCCGTATGGATGTGACCGGTACGATGAAGTCGCTTACCGACAGTGTGCGCCGTTCAGGGAAACTGGAACTGAAAGCGAAAACGGGGAACCTCGATTTTGTATTGGCCATGCTCCCGGAAGCGGAACGGAAACGTTTCAATATCCCTTCCGGTATTACCCTGACCGGTGAAGCCGGTTTGAAAAATAACGAATACCAGGCCGACCTGCTTCTGCGGGAGGATAAAGGAAAGGTCTTGTTGACAGGACGCTTCAACCCCGCTAACGAGGCTTACGAAGCCGACCTGAAAGTGGATAGCCTGGAACCATTGCACTTTATGCCGCTCGATTCCCTCTACGGCCTGACTGCCTCTATCCGTGCCGAAGGTAAAGGTTTCGATCCGTTCAAAGCGTCTACCTGGGCGAAGTTGGACGGTCAGATTACGGATATCCATTATGGTAATTATAATGTGTCGGACGTCAACCTGGCAGGATCGCTTGAAAAGAACTTCGCCAAGTTCGACCTGCTGAGTAAGTATCCGCTGGCAAAGATGGATATGACGCTGAATGCAACCCTGTTGAAAAAGGAGATCAAAGCCATGCTGATTGCCGATGTCGAGAATTTCGACCTCTATGGTATGCACCTGATGCAAGATTCGCTGGCTACCTCTTTCCAACTATTTGCGGAAGCGGAAACCGATATGGGAAAGAACAACCTGGTCGACGTCACGCTGGGTAACTGGGAACTGATTACGACTACCGGAAAATATAAACCCAAAACCCTGACCCTGCATGCTCAAAGTACGAAAGATACGACCCGTGTCTCGTTCCATGCCGGCGACCTGGGAATCACATTGACAGGAAATGCCGATCTCGAAACAATGACCGATAAGTTCACAAAGATATCGGAAGGCCTGAACAAACAACTGGAGAAAGACTCGATGATCAATATCCCTGCTTTCCGTCCGTTGCTTCCCGATATGCATCTGGCTATATCGGCGGGGAAAGACAACCCGATCTATAACATCCTGCAACAGGCTAATGTCTCTTTCAACAACCTGAATCTGGAAGCTTTCTCTTCACCGGAAGAAGGCTTCCGCATGGATGCGGGTATCTACGATCTGATGCGTGATACAACGCGGCTCGATACGATTAGTTTCGCCGTGCGCCAGGACTCGCTCGGATTGTTGTATAGTGCCGATGTGATTAAAACAAAATACCGTAAACAAGCTCCTTTCACTGCCGGAGTGAAGGGTAAGATAAGAAGTACGTTTGCCGATGCAGAGCTTTTGTACACGGATGGGGCCGGAGATACCGGTATCCTGCTCGGACTGCGGGCGGATAAGGTGAAAGAAGGGATCAATCTCCATTTGTTCCCCGACGATCCGATCCTGGCTTTTCGCCCTTTCAAGCTGAATCCGGATAATTATATCCTCTATAAGAATGAGAAAGATATTGCAGCCGATCTCCGGTTGTCGGGCGAGGAAAATATGTCCTTGTGGATACATTCGCGACCGGAAAAGGAGAAGATGGAGGAACTGCACCTCGAACTGAGCCAGATCAACCTCGATGTGATTTCGAAAGCATTTACGGAGATACCTTCCATGCAGGGAATTCTGAGTGCGGATATGCAATATGCGCCTTCCGACAGCTCGTTCCTGGTGGTGCTCGATGCGAATATAGACAACCTTATTTATGAAGGCGGTCGGGTAGGAGAACTGATGTTCAGTACGGTTTACCTGCCGTTGCCGGATAACAGGCATCAGGTCGATATGCACTTCCTGCGCGACCAGAAGGAGGTAATGTCGGCTACCGCTCTTTACAAGATAGGAAAAGAAGATTATCTCGACGGAACATTCGACGTGACACATCTGCCGCTGGATATGGTAAACCCGTTTATCCCGGATAATATGGCTTCGTTAAATGGTGTACTGGAAGGAAACATGACGATAAAGGGTAGTAGTAAAGCCCCTGAAATGAACGGATATATCGAGATGGATTCAACCTCGATGTTTGTGACGGCTGTAGGAACCAGCTTCCGGGTAGACGACAAAAAGATCGTGGTGAAAGATAACAAAATCATGTTCGACGAATACCATATCCATGCTGCCGGTAAGAACCCGTTCGTGATAGACGGTACGGTCGACTTCAACAACCTGTCGCGAATGACGGCTGACCTGAAGCTAAAGGCCGATAATATGCAATTGCTCGATGTAAAACGTAACAAAGAAAGCATGGTCTACGGTAAACTGCTGGTCAATCTCTCGTCTACCGTAAAAGGGCCGCTCGATGCTCTGATGATGCGTGGTAGCCTGCAATTGCTGGGTGGAACGAATGTAACCTATGTGATGAAGGATTCGCCGCTGACCGTACAAGACCGCCTTTCCGACCTGGTGACTTTCACCTCTTTCGAGGATACGCTCGTCAACCGTCGTCGTCCCGAAGCCCCGCTGCCGCTGGGAGGAATGGATATGCTGCTTACAATCCGTATCGACCAGTCCGTACGCTTGAATGCCGACATCACTCCCGACCGTTCCAGCAAGGTAGAGCTCGAAGGGGGTGGTGATCTCTCTTTCCAATATACCCCGCAGGGGGAAATGATCCTGAACGGACGTTATACGCTTTCGGGTGGCATTGTGAAATATGCTTTGCCGATCATCCCGCTGAAAGAGTTCAATATACAGGACGGCAGTTACGTGCAGTGGAGCGGTGACCCGATGGACCCGTATCTGAGCCTGACGGCTACCGAACGCATCCGTACCAATGTGACGGAAGGCAGCGGCTCCCGTATGGTCAACTTCGATGTAGGTATCGCCCTCAAACAACAACTGGAGAACCTCGGCCTGCAGTTCGTCCTGACGGCTCCCGAAGACCAGGCGATGCAGACAACCCTGAGTAGCATGGGCGAGGATGAACGTACGAAACTGGCCGTCGGAATGATTATCACCGGTATGTACTTGGCGAACAGTAGCAGTGGCAAACAGAACCTGAACATGGGGGCAGCCCTGAACAGCTTCCTGAACAGTGAGATCAGTAATATTGCAGGAAGTGCCTTGAAGACGGTCGATATCTCGTTCGGTATGGATAGCTACGACGAGAACGGCAATGGGGATGGCGGTCAGCGTACCGACTATAACTTCAGCTTTGCCAAACGTTTCTGGAACGACCGTATCCGTGTCGTGTTGGGAGGCCGTATCTCTACGGGTGAGAATGCCAGCAATAGCAACCAGACGCAGGCCTTTATCGACAATGTCTCGATCGAATACCGACTGGATGCCAGCGGAACGCGCTACGTGAAACTGTTCCATGACAAGAACTACGAAAGCCTGCTGGAAGGGGAGATCACGGAAACGGGTGTCGGTATCGTACTGCGCCGTAAGATGCTTCACATGCGGGAGTTGTTCAACTTTAAGAAAAATAGGCCTAAACCGGTTAATGAGGAGGAATGA
- a CDS encoding MutS-related protein, translating into MNIWKPWKRTPEYKGEEKKEDYNFFEISSFFRFDKHQRALGVLSEQTCADLGFEDLFMFSDRTVSRVGQQYLYNLMRTIPAGANEVEQNEPLINRLATNPGLHAEAVKDLHVLSAPDAYSIAPLMELGHPVVPVWKKILFRICGLLPTLFLLLFYLNQSGACLLLLIATILMNGVIHYSNKPNNLNYIASIPQLIRLLNLSDKQSKNPLFSEIAGGVPEALSSLETLRKASGHLRMESKMDSDLAVILWAIMECVKVFFLAEPIAYNKVVTLLKDKNRDIETVFRFIGLVDTLSSVVFLRKSLSYYSLPEQPEAGLRVEADEMYHPLLENCVANTIRIEGRSILFTGSNMSGKTTFIRTLGVNILAAQTLHMAFARRMKLKMPVMIHAALMLSDSLADGKSFYLKEVESIRDMLSCGQSEHTNLFLLDEIFKGTNTTERIAAAKAVLSYLNTACNIVVVSTHDTELGGFLENEYDLYHFCEKITDDVLSFDYKLKSGNLYQRNAIRILEINDYPSSLIEDAYSVIRQIEGK; encoded by the coding sequence ATGAATATATGGAAACCATGGAAACGAACTCCGGAATATAAGGGAGAAGAGAAAAAAGAAGATTATAACTTCTTTGAAATCTCTTCCTTTTTTCGTTTCGATAAACATCAAAGGGCGCTGGGCGTGTTGTCGGAACAGACCTGTGCCGATTTGGGATTTGAGGATCTGTTTATGTTTTCCGATCGTACCGTTTCGCGCGTCGGGCAGCAGTATCTGTATAACCTTATGCGGACTATTCCTGCCGGAGCGAATGAAGTGGAACAAAACGAGCCTCTGATAAACCGTCTGGCGACAAATCCCGGATTACATGCCGAGGCTGTAAAAGACCTCCATGTATTGAGTGCTCCCGATGCGTACAGTATTGCTCCGCTGATGGAGTTGGGGCATCCGGTCGTTCCCGTATGGAAAAAGATCCTGTTTCGCATTTGTGGCCTGCTGCCGACCCTGTTTCTATTGTTGTTCTACCTGAATCAATCAGGCGCTTGTCTGCTTCTCCTTATTGCAACGATACTGATGAACGGCGTTATCCATTATAGCAATAAACCGAATAATCTGAATTATATAGCTTCGATCCCCCAATTGATACGTCTGTTGAATCTTTCGGATAAACAGTCTAAGAACCCGCTCTTTTCAGAGATTGCCGGGGGCGTACCGGAAGCATTGTCGTCGCTCGAAACATTGCGGAAAGCCAGTGGTCACCTGCGGATGGAGTCGAAGATGGACAGCGACCTGGCTGTGATCCTCTGGGCGATCATGGAATGTGTCAAGGTCTTTTTCCTGGCGGAACCGATCGCTTATAATAAAGTCGTAACCCTCTTGAAAGACAAGAATCGGGATATAGAAACGGTGTTCCGCTTTATCGGGCTGGTCGATACCCTGTCGTCCGTCGTTTTCCTGCGGAAGAGCCTGTCTTATTATAGCTTGCCGGAACAACCGGAGGCGGGGCTACGGGTTGAGGCGGACGAGATGTATCATCCTCTACTCGAAAACTGTGTGGCGAATACGATCCGGATCGAAGGGCGTTCCATCCTTTTCACCGGGTCGAATATGTCGGGAAAGACAACCTTTATACGTACTTTGGGTGTCAATATACTGGCTGCTCAAACACTTCATATGGCCTTTGCCCGGCGTATGAAGCTCAAAATGCCGGTCATGATACATGCAGCCCTGATGCTTTCCGACAGCCTTGCGGATGGGAAAAGCTTTTATCTGAAGGAGGTAGAGTCGATCCGCGATATGCTTTCCTGTGGGCAGAGTGAACACACCAACCTTTTTCTATTGGATGAGATATTCAAAGGAACCAATACCACCGAACGGATTGCGGCGGCCAAGGCGGTGTTGAGCTATCTGAATACGGCCTGTAACATCGTGGTCGTCTCCACCCACGATACGGAGTTGGGAGGATTCCTGGAGAACGAGTATGACCTGTATCATTTCTGCGAGAAGATAACCGATGATGTCTTATCGTTCGACTACAAACTTAAGTCCGGCAACCTGTATCAGCGCAACGCGATCCGTATCCTGGAAATAAATGATTATCCCTCTTCTTTGATCGAAGATGCTTATTCCGTGATCCGGCAGATAGAAGGCAAATAA
- a CDS encoding KilA-N domain-containing protein translates to MAKITVKDTFVSVIKVNDEDYISLTDMLKAKDGDFFFSNWLRNRNTVEFLGVWEKLNNPAFNYVEFDIIKSQAGLNSYRLSTKEWMLKTNAIGIIAKTGRYGGTYAHKDIAFEFAMWISPEFKVYLIREFQRLKTDEQAQLGWTAKRELSKINYRIHTDAIKQNLIPEEVTPKQSSIIYANEADVLNVAMFGMTAKMWREQNPEQKGNIRDYASINELICLSNMENLNAVFIDQGISQRERLIKLNQIAIQQMRILEDDGNRKLLK, encoded by the coding sequence ATGGCAAAAATAACTGTAAAAGATACTTTTGTATCGGTAATAAAAGTAAATGATGAGGATTACATAAGTCTCACAGATATGCTAAAAGCGAAAGATGGAGATTTTTTCTTTTCCAATTGGTTAAGGAACAGAAATACTGTTGAATTCCTCGGTGTTTGGGAGAAATTGAACAACCCAGCTTTTAATTATGTCGAATTCGACATAATTAAAAGTCAAGCCGGATTGAATAGCTATCGCCTTAGTACCAAGGAATGGATGCTAAAGACTAATGCCATCGGTATCATTGCAAAAACGGGACGCTATGGCGGTACTTATGCCCACAAGGATATCGCTTTTGAGTTTGCCATGTGGATTAGTCCGGAGTTTAAAGTTTATTTGATTCGTGAATTTCAGCGATTAAAAACCGATGAGCAAGCTCAGCTTGGTTGGACAGCCAAGCGTGAACTATCGAAGATAAACTATCGTATCCACACCGATGCAATCAAACAGAATCTTATCCCTGAGGAGGTCACTCCTAAACAGTCCAGTATTATCTATGCCAACGAGGCTGATGTTCTGAATGTGGCAATGTTTGGTATGACGGCAAAGATGTGGAGGGAACAAAATCCTGAACAGAAAGGAAATATCCGTGATTATGCTTCTATTAATGAACTTATTTGTTTGTCTAATATGGAAAATCTCAATGCAGTGTTTATTGATCAGGGAATATCGCAGAGAGAGCGGCTTATTAAACTGAATCAAATAGCCATTCAACAAATGCGCATATTGGAGGATGATGGAAATAGGAAACTGCTAAAATGA
- a CDS encoding inositol monophosphatase family protein has protein sequence MLNLEHLCTEVQHIARKAGAFLKEERGKFDRGRVEEKSAHNYVSYVDKESEKWLIAQLSALLPEAGFIAEEGSGSLTDENYCWLVDPLDGTSNYIHDVAPYCVSIALRNKEELLLGVVYEVCRDECFYAWKGSKAYLDGKEIHVSDVSDLDKAFIDLGFPYNSDAYRPVALHLVDRLYGFAGGTRLMGAAAAEVCYIAAGRFEARIEAYIGPWDIAAGALILMQAGGKVTDFSGGDNWQSGDEVLATNGAMHETLMRLIKE, from the coding sequence ATGTTGAACCTAGAACATCTCTGTACCGAAGTACAACACATAGCCCGTAAAGCAGGGGCTTTCCTGAAAGAGGAACGAGGTAAATTCGACCGCGGGCGGGTAGAAGAAAAAAGTGCCCACAACTATGTCTCGTATGTAGACAAAGAATCGGAGAAATGGCTGATCGCCCAACTCTCCGCCCTGCTCCCCGAAGCCGGTTTCATCGCCGAAGAGGGTAGCGGAAGCCTGACCGACGAGAATTATTGCTGGCTGGTAGATCCGCTGGACGGCACTTCCAATTATATCCACGACGTAGCTCCGTATTGTGTGAGCATCGCCTTGCGCAATAAAGAAGAGTTGCTGCTCGGCGTTGTCTACGAAGTCTGCCGTGACGAATGTTTCTATGCCTGGAAAGGCAGCAAGGCCTACCTCGATGGCAAAGAGATACATGTATCCGACGTGTCAGACCTCGACAAAGCTTTTATCGACCTGGGATTTCCTTATAACTCGGATGCCTACCGCCCGGTAGCCCTCCACCTGGTCGACAGGCTATACGGTTTTGCCGGAGGAACGCGCCTGATGGGAGCGGCAGCTGCCGAAGTCTGCTACATCGCAGCCGGACGGTTCGAAGCCCGTATCGAGGCTTATATCGGCCCCTGGGACATTGCCGCCGGTGCCCTGATCCTGATGCAGGCAGGTGGTAAAGTGACCGACTTCAGCGGGGGCGACAACTGGCAGTCGGGCGACGAAGTGCTTGCCACCAACGGGGCAATGCATGAAACGCTGATGCGGCTGATAAAAGAATAA